The Bacteroides ovatus genomic interval TCGCGGTATTCATAATCCGTCATGCCTACCATTTTCAAAGCAGCTTTCACCTTCTTCTCAATGGTCTGTTTCGGTGTTTTTTTCAGTTTCAGGCCGAAAGCGATATTATCATACACATTCAAGTGCGGGAACAAGGCATATTTCTGGAATACCGTATTCACCGGACGCTTATGGGGAGGAGTTTGTGTTATTTCCATCCCCGAAATTCGGATTTCGCCTTCCGAAGCTGTCTGAAAACCAGCAATGAGACGCAACAACGTGGTTTTACCGCAACCGGAAGGACCAAGGATAGTCACAAACTCGCCCTTTTTCACGTTCAGAGTCACATCATCCAATGCTGTTTTATCGCCAAAGTACTTCGATACATGGCTCACCTCAATGATGGATTTATCTTCTTGCATATTCATACTAAAGTTTGGGCTGCAAAGGTACACATTTCTGCGGTTTCCACCTACGTGTTAATCTAATATAACAGTGTTTTTCGATGCCCGACAGAAAAAAAATCTATCTTTGCATAAATATTTATTCACCAATTTTACAAAAGCATGAAAAAGTTTACTTATTTAGTTATTGCAACGGCAGCGTTAAGCATGGTAGCTTGTACTGGCGGAAACAAAGCCGGATACACTATTACAGGTACAGTAGAAGGTGCAAGCGATGGTGACACCGTTTATCTTCAGGAAGCCAATGGTAGAAATCTGACCAAACTAGATACAGCCGTTATCACCAAAGGTACTTTTACCTTTGAAGGCACACAAGATTCTGTGGTTAGCCGTTATGTCACTTGTGAAGTGAACGGAGAACCGTTGATGATCGACTTCTTCCTGGAAAACGGAAAAATCAACGTTGCCCTGACCAAGGATAATGACGCTGTTACCGGTACTCCCAACAACGATGCATACCAGGAAATCAGAGCTCAAATCAATGACATCAGCAAAAAAATGAATGCCATTTATGAGGCAATGGGTAATACATCTTTAAGTGATGAGCAGAAAGAGGCCAAACAAAAAGAAGGTGCTCAGCTGGAAGAACAATATGACAAAGCAATCAAAGAAGGCGTACAAAAGAATATCACCAACCCGGTTGGAGTATTCTTGTTTAAACAAACTTTCTACAATAACTCTACGGACGAAAATGAGGCTTTGTTGCAACAAATTCCTGCTAATTTCCAGAATGACGAAACAATCGTAAGAATCAAAGAGATGACTGACAAGCAGAAAAAGACTGCTGTAGGTACTCAATTTGTTGATTTCGAAATGCAGACTCCGGAAGGAAAGACAGTGAAATTGTCTGATTATGTAGGCAAAGGAAAAGTAGTATTGGTTGACTTCTGGGCTAGCTGGTGCGGTCCTTGCCGTCGCGAAATGCCTAACCTGGTAGAAACATACGCTAAGTACAAAGGCAAAAACTTCGAAATCGTAGGTGTATCTCTCGATCAGGATGGTGCTGTATGGAAAGAAGCAATCAAGAAGCTAGACATGACTTGGCCGCAAATGTCCGACCTGAAATTCTGGCAAAGTGAAGGTGCACAGCTTTATGCTGTAAACAGCATTCCTCACACTGTATTGATCGACGGTAGCGGTAAGATTATTGCTCGCGGTCTGCACGGAGAAGAACTTCAAGCTAAAATTGCAGAAGCTGTAAAATAACAAATCCAAAGAAAGGCTTTTCCAAAGGCCTTGAAATTTATACAAGACTGTCTCAAATAGAAAATGAGACAGTCTTTTTTATTTGCGAGACTTTACGCCTCACTCTCCAAACAGATAAAAAATTCAGCCCCTGTCATTCTCAAAGAATACAGGGGCTGAATGTATGTATGAAAGTGAGGGAAATATACTCCCCTACTTTTACTCAAGCAATTAGATAAACCAACGTACGTAGCAGAAGTCCTGACGGTGTGGAAGTTCCGGATTCTTCGGGAACATACGGTAAGACACCTTGAAACTACCTGCATTTGACAAGCTGTGTTTAACCTGGAATGTATACAAGTCGCCTTCTTTCTTGACTACACTGAACGGTTCTACAGAATAAACATGTTGTTTTCCGTCTGCAGTTGTGTAAGTAGTAACCAATTCAAGTCCCACTGCATCATTCAAGCCTTTTTCATCGATAACGTAAGTAATAGTATATTCTTTTCCGCTTTCGATATCACCATTCTTCAGCTCTTCTACCTTGTCACAAGATACGATTTCAATAGAATCCCATTTAGCAACCACATCTTCTTTCCAAGCTGCGATTTCTTTTGCTTTTGCATTATCGTTAGCAGCCAAAGTCTGGAAACGTTTTGCCAGTTTGCAATAGAACTTGCTATAGTAATCATCCAACTGACGCTTCATGGTATAATGAGGAGCAATCTGTGCGATAGAATTCTTCACCACTTTGATCCAGCCTTCAGAATATCCCTTCTTATTACGTGCATAATACAACGGAAGGATTTCAGTTTCAAGAATACTGTAAATAGTAGCAGCATCCAGCTGATCCTGATGTTCCTGATTCTGGTAAGTACGTTTTTCAGTCAACGCCCAACCTGCACCTTCACGGTAACCTTCCAGCCACCATCCG includes:
- a CDS encoding TlpA disulfide reductase family protein — its product is MKKFTYLVIATAALSMVACTGGNKAGYTITGTVEGASDGDTVYLQEANGRNLTKLDTAVITKGTFTFEGTQDSVVSRYVTCEVNGEPLMIDFFLENGKINVALTKDNDAVTGTPNNDAYQEIRAQINDISKKMNAIYEAMGNTSLSDEQKEAKQKEGAQLEEQYDKAIKEGVQKNITNPVGVFLFKQTFYNNSTDENEALLQQIPANFQNDETIVRIKEMTDKQKKTAVGTQFVDFEMQTPEGKTVKLSDYVGKGKVVLVDFWASWCGPCRREMPNLVETYAKYKGKNFEIVGVSLDQDGAVWKEAIKKLDMTWPQMSDLKFWQSEGAQLYAVNSIPHTVLIDGSGKIIARGLHGEELQAKIAEAVK